The Sulfitobacter sp. S223 genome has a window encoding:
- a CDS encoding amidase: MEIFNMDALAQSAALEKGDLSASELMEATLDRIDAVNGDVNAIVSLRDRDRNMADARAADNAPRAGWLHGIPIAIKDLANAAGLPTSMGSPLFAGQVAGSDDTMVARLRAAGAIIIGKTNTPEFGLGSHTYNPVHGATRNPYDLGRSAGGSSGGAAAALATGMLSVADGSDMMGSLRNPAGWNNVYGMRPTWGTVPSEPVGDMFMHQLSTSGPMARSPADMAALLDVMTGADPRLPLSTQAPKTFGDIGTPPKGLRIGWLGDWDGAFAYEDGIADISQAALGQMAEFGHRIDNLPAPFDADAMWQSWIDLRSFAVSAGLGLFYDDVEKREYLKPAALWEIERGLALSAREIQRASAIRSDWFRRTTRLFENLDVLVLPSAQLFPFDVELAYPEEIAGRSMDTYHRWMQVVVPAGLIGLPVVNVPVGFGDDGLPAGLQLIGRRGSDAALLQLAQQWHTATGWPQARPPVLQGG, translated from the coding sequence ATGGAAATATTCAATATGGATGCGCTGGCCCAATCTGCAGCGCTTGAAAAGGGTGATCTGTCCGCGTCAGAGCTGATGGAGGCCACGCTGGACCGCATCGACGCGGTTAATGGTGACGTCAACGCGATCGTCAGCCTGCGTGATCGTGATCGCAACATGGCAGACGCACGCGCCGCCGACAACGCGCCGCGTGCAGGCTGGCTTCACGGCATACCCATCGCGATCAAGGATCTGGCCAATGCGGCAGGTTTGCCTACCTCGATGGGCTCACCATTGTTCGCAGGGCAGGTGGCTGGCAGCGACGATACGATGGTGGCGCGTTTGCGGGCTGCCGGTGCGATCATCATCGGCAAAACGAATACGCCTGAATTCGGGCTTGGGTCACACACTTACAATCCGGTCCATGGCGCTACGCGGAACCCCTATGACCTTGGCCGATCTGCCGGTGGGTCTTCTGGCGGGGCGGCGGCGGCGCTGGCCACGGGGATGCTTAGCGTTGCTGACGGCTCTGATATGATGGGTAGCCTGCGTAATCCGGCGGGGTGGAACAACGTCTACGGGATGCGGCCGACTTGGGGGACCGTTCCGTCGGAACCTGTGGGCGATATGTTTATGCATCAGCTCTCTACCTCTGGTCCGATGGCGCGCAGCCCCGCGGATATGGCGGCGCTGCTGGATGTTATGACAGGGGCTGACCCGCGCCTGCCGCTCAGTACGCAGGCCCCAAAGACATTCGGCGATATCGGGACGCCGCCCAAAGGTCTACGCATCGGTTGGCTTGGTGATTGGGACGGGGCTTTTGCCTATGAGGACGGCATTGCCGACATATCCCAAGCGGCGCTTGGCCAGATGGCAGAGTTCGGCCACCGGATCGATAACCTTCCTGCGCCCTTTGACGCGGACGCCATGTGGCAATCGTGGATTGATCTTAGATCATTTGCCGTCTCGGCGGGGCTGGGGCTTTTCTATGATGACGTGGAAAAGCGGGAATACCTCAAACCTGCCGCCCTGTGGGAGATAGAGCGCGGGCTGGCGTTGAGCGCGCGCGAGATACAGCGTGCAAGCGCGATCCGATCTGACTGGTTCCGCCGCACCACGCGCCTGTTTGAAAATCTTGATGTGCTGGTCCTGCCTTCGGCGCAGCTGTTTCCCTTCGATGTAGAGCTTGCCTATCCGGAAGAAATCGCTGGGCGCAGCATGGATACCTATCACCGCTGGATGCAGGTCGTTGTGCCTGCGGGGCTGATTGGCTTGCCGGTGGTGAATGTGCCAGTTGGCTTCGGCGATGATGGCTTGCCAGCGGGGCTGCAGCTGATCGGGCGGCGCGGCAGCGATGCAGCGCTGCTACAGCTTGCACAGCAATGGCACACGGCAACGGGTTGGCCACAGGCACGGCCACCCGTCCTGCAGGGAGGATGA
- a CDS encoding SRPBCC family protein: MTQSDLNTVRRPIESAHGLPNGHYTDPAVFAEERQAVLFDNWAGLGVAADVPTIGDAVPLTFLGMPLLMVRDRAGNVRVFQNICRHRGMILVDAPRKIEGAIRCPYHSWCYSTEGKLVSTPHVGGPGRNTADGIDRALLGLIEVRSHIWMDVVWINVSGTAAPFEQANAELLARWAEFDKPLHHGGADSRFELAVNCNWKLAVENYCESYHLPWVHPGLNSYSRLEDHYHIEKSGHFSGQGTYVYRQLKGEDGKSFPDFDGLSDMWDTAAEYITVYPNVLLGVHRDHTFAIILVPEGHGRTVEHVHLYYSQPQTDPELRARNTAQWKEVFEEDIFVVEGMQRGRHAVGFDGGRFSPAMDGPTHMFHTWVATQLTRHRTPLAAE, translated from the coding sequence ATGACCCAATCCGATCTCAACACCGTGCGCCGCCCCATAGAATCCGCACACGGGCTGCCCAACGGTCATTACACGGACCCTGCCGTATTTGCCGAAGAACGGCAGGCCGTGCTGTTCGATAACTGGGCCGGTCTTGGAGTTGCGGCGGATGTGCCAACCATTGGCGACGCTGTACCGCTCACGTTCCTTGGCATGCCGCTGCTGATGGTCCGCGACCGCGCGGGCAACGTGCGTGTGTTCCAGAACATCTGCCGCCACCGTGGCATGATCCTTGTGGATGCTCCGCGCAAAATCGAAGGGGCGATCCGCTGCCCCTATCATTCGTGGTGCTACAGCACTGAAGGCAAGCTGGTCAGCACGCCCCATGTGGGCGGTCCAGGCCGCAACACCGCCGACGGGATCGACCGCGCGCTTCTGGGTCTTATCGAGGTCCGCAGCCACATCTGGATGGATGTCGTGTGGATCAACGTATCCGGCACCGCTGCCCCGTTCGAGCAGGCCAATGCCGAGCTGCTGGCACGGTGGGCTGAATTTGACAAACCTCTCCACCACGGCGGCGCGGACAGCCGGTTTGAGTTAGCGGTGAATTGCAACTGGAAGCTGGCCGTTGAGAACTACTGCGAAAGCTATCATTTGCCGTGGGTCCATCCGGGCCTGAACAGCTATTCGCGGCTTGAGGATCATTACCACATTGAAAAGTCCGGACACTTCTCCGGTCAAGGCACCTATGTCTATCGCCAGCTGAAAGGCGAAGATGGCAAAAGCTTTCCCGATTTCGACGGGCTGAGCGACATGTGGGATACCGCCGCCGAGTATATCACCGTCTACCCCAACGTCTTGCTTGGTGTTCACCGTGATCACACATTTGCGATTATTCTGGTACCAGAAGGTCATGGGCGCACAGTAGAGCATGTGCACCTTTATTATTCCCAACCACAAACCGATCCCGAATTGCGCGCCCGCAACACAGCACAGTGGAAAGAAGTCTTTGAAGAAGATATTTTTGTTGTCGAAGGGATGCAGCGCGGGCGCCATGCCGTGGGGTTTGACGGCGGCCGCTTTTCCCCTGCGATGGATGGCCCCACGCATATGTTTCACACTTGGGTTGCCACGCAACTGACCCGCCACCGCACACCGCTTGCCGCCGAATGA
- a CDS encoding DUF2189 domain-containing protein: METTTTRKHGVPTLSAPTIALFRAALRSGWQDFRAAPAFGLIVAFLCLLAGWGLVGLTAWAGHTFWFVLGVFGFPLVAPFAALGTYEVSRLRGMGEHPSVGRVLRVLWAERGRQLPLLCALMMVMLLFWFFLGHMIFALFLGLKPMTNIMSSASVFLSADGLMMLGLGSVVGAGFALLLYSICVIGLPLLLDREVDYVTAMITSIGFVLSNFMVMLVWAAFIAIVLMIAMLPAFFGLLVVLPWLGHSSWHVYAALRSD, encoded by the coding sequence ATGGAGACCACAACTACGCGTAAGCACGGTGTCCCGACACTATCAGCACCGACAATTGCGCTATTTCGTGCGGCCCTGCGTTCTGGATGGCAGGACTTTCGGGCTGCTCCGGCCTTCGGTCTGATCGTTGCCTTCCTGTGCCTGTTGGCCGGTTGGGGGCTGGTTGGTCTTACGGCTTGGGCAGGTCACACCTTCTGGTTTGTCTTGGGTGTTTTCGGCTTTCCACTGGTTGCGCCTTTTGCAGCGCTTGGCACCTATGAGGTTTCGCGTCTGCGTGGCATGGGAGAACATCCGTCGGTCGGTCGGGTCCTGCGTGTCTTGTGGGCAGAGCGGGGGCGGCAGTTACCTCTTTTGTGTGCGCTGATGATGGTCATGTTGCTGTTTTGGTTTTTTCTGGGGCACATGATTTTTGCGTTGTTTCTGGGTCTGAAGCCGATGACGAACATCATGTCTTCGGCATCTGTGTTTCTAAGCGCGGATGGTCTGATGATGCTCGGATTGGGGTCCGTCGTGGGCGCGGGGTTCGCGCTGCTGCTCTATTCGATCTGCGTGATCGGGCTGCCTTTGCTGCTGGACCGAGAGGTAGACTACGTGACCGCAATGATCACCAGCATCGGCTTTGTCTTATCGAACTTTATGGTGATGCTGGTCTGGGCTGCATTCATCGCGATTGTCTTGATGATCGCGATGTTGCCGGCATTTTTTGGTTTACTGGTAGTTTTGCCGTGGCTGGGCCACAGTTCATGGCATGTCTACGCCGCGCTTAGGTCCGACTGA
- a CDS encoding acetolactate synthase 3 large subunit, whose amino-acid sequence MTRQMTGAKMIVQALIDQGVDTVFGYPGGAVLPIYDEIFQQNSIKHILVRHEQGAVHAAEGYARSTGKPGVALVTSGPGATNAVTGLTDALMDSIPIIVLTGQVPTFMIGSDAFQEADTVGITRPCTKHNWLVKETDKLSSVIHEAFHVATSGRPGPVLVDIPKDVQFASGSYTPKAASKSHYQPQLKGDMEAITELVEAMEKAKRPVFYTGGGVVNSGPGASQLLRELVEATGFPITSTLMGLGCYPASGDKWLGMLGMHGLYEANMAMHGCDLMINIGARFDDRITGVVEKFSPNSKKAHIDIDPSSINKVIRVDIPIMGDVGHVLEDLLKVWKSRGRKTNSEAVAKWWKQIEAWRAVDCLKFTQKGKVIKPQHALARLEALTKGHDRYITTEVGQHQMWAAQYLDFEDPNRWMTSGGLGTMGYGFPASIGVQMAHRDALVINVAGEASWLMNMQEMGTAMQYGLPVKQFILNNERLGMVRQWQELLHGERYSQSWSESLPDFVKLAEAFGAKGILCSDPDDLDDAIMEMINHDGPVIFDCLVEKHENCFPMIPSGKAHNEMIMGDVDTSTAIDADGKVLV is encoded by the coding sequence ATGACACGCCAAATGACCGGAGCCAAAATGATCGTCCAAGCCCTGATTGATCAGGGTGTGGACACCGTATTCGGATATCCCGGCGGCGCTGTCCTACCGATCTACGACGAGATTTTTCAGCAAAACAGCATCAAGCACATCCTTGTGCGCCACGAACAGGGTGCGGTTCATGCCGCCGAAGGCTACGCGCGCTCTACCGGCAAACCCGGTGTGGCGCTGGTAACATCCGGCCCGGGCGCGACCAACGCGGTGACCGGCCTGACAGATGCGTTGATGGACAGTATCCCGATCATCGTTCTGACCGGACAGGTGCCGACCTTCATGATCGGCTCCGACGCGTTTCAAGAGGCCGATACCGTTGGCATCACCCGCCCCTGCACCAAGCATAACTGGCTGGTCAAAGAAACCGACAAGCTGTCAAGCGTGATCCACGAGGCATTCCACGTGGCAACCTCGGGCCGTCCCGGTCCGGTTCTGGTGGACATTCCCAAGGATGTGCAGTTCGCCTCTGGCAGCTACACGCCCAAAGCTGCGTCAAAATCACATTATCAGCCGCAGCTTAAAGGCGACATGGAAGCGATCACCGAGCTGGTGGAAGCGATGGAAAAGGCCAAGCGCCCCGTATTCTACACCGGTGGCGGCGTGGTGAACTCTGGCCCGGGTGCCAGCCAGCTTTTGCGCGAACTGGTAGAGGCGACAGGCTTCCCGATCACCTCCACGCTGATGGGTCTGGGCTGCTATCCCGCCTCTGGTGACAAATGGCTGGGCATGTTGGGCATGCACGGACTGTACGAAGCGAACATGGCGATGCACGGCTGTGACCTGATGATCAACATCGGGGCGCGCTTTGACGACCGCATCACGGGCGTGGTCGAAAAATTCAGCCCGAACTCCAAGAAGGCGCATATCGACATCGATCCAAGCTCGATCAACAAGGTGATCCGCGTGGACATCCCGATCATGGGCGATGTGGGCCATGTGCTTGAGGACCTGCTGAAGGTCTGGAAATCACGCGGCCGCAAAACCAACTCAGAAGCGGTTGCCAAGTGGTGGAAGCAGATCGAGGCATGGCGCGCGGTGGATTGCCTGAAGTTCACGCAGAAGGGCAAAGTGATCAAACCGCAGCACGCGCTGGCCCGGCTTGAAGCACTGACCAAAGGCCATGACCGCTACATCACAACAGAAGTGGGCCAGCACCAGATGTGGGCGGCGCAGTATCTGGACTTTGAAGACCCGAACCGTTGGATGACTTCCGGTGGCCTTGGCACAATGGGCTATGGTTTCCCCGCCTCTATCGGTGTTCAGATGGCGCACCGCGACGCGTTGGTGATCAACGTGGCTGGTGAAGCGTCATGGCTGATGAACATGCAGGAGATGGGCACAGCCATGCAATACGGCCTGCCGGTCAAACAGTTCATTCTGAACAACGAACGTCTGGGTATGGTCCGCCAGTGGCAGGAACTGCTGCACGGTGAGCGGTATTCACAATCCTGGTCCGAAAGCCTGCCTGATTTCGTAAAACTCGCAGAGGCGTTTGGCGCGAAAGGCATCTTGTGCTCTGACCCTGACGATCTGGACGATGCGATCATGGAGATGATCAACCACGACGGTCCGGTGATCTTTGACTGTCTGGTGGAAAAGCACGAAAACTGCTTCCCGATGATCCCGTCAGGCAAGGCGCACAACGAGATGATCATGGGCGATGTGGACACATCAACCGCGATTGATGCTGACGGAAAGGTGTTGGTCTAG
- a CDS encoding Hint domain-containing protein, which produces MADYTFNVYLFSPYDSGFQGPPGLFIYNPPAGDIGTVVITDNETGVDGLTLDDNVGGSQETATATITVNGVETFTDIPVNADSGWTIYDPIDDVTFEVIILNGKQGSQSFRYTLSEYPLVPGREYESINFDNQPNAQVAGDPFFTYADYVCFTPSCKLKTPTGWCSVKDLKVGDLVETLDRGAQPVRWIGSRKIAARGKNAPIRFSEGAFGCNEAFEISPKHRVVLHSYLNSLHFGDSECFAAAKHLVDDAQIVQRCGGYVEYFHILFDHHEVVNCNGVNVESFHPGKQGELLLTRDDHAKILTIFPNLVDGFDNYGPAARPVLKGYETQIILNEIARESQIKAALLAA; this is translated from the coding sequence ATGGCTGATTATACTTTTAATGTTTACCTCTTTTCCCCTTACGACAGTGGGTTCCAAGGTCCGCCCGGGTTGTTCATTTACAACCCACCAGCTGGGGATATTGGCACAGTGGTCATCACCGACAATGAAACCGGGGTGGATGGGTTGACGCTGGACGACAATGTTGGTGGCAGTCAGGAAACCGCGACTGCAACCATAACAGTGAACGGTGTCGAAACGTTCACAGACATCCCTGTCAATGCGGATTCAGGCTGGACAATTTATGATCCAATCGATGACGTCACTTTCGAGGTCATTATCCTCAATGGTAAACAGGGCTCTCAAAGCTTTAGGTACACTTTATCAGAGTACCCTTTGGTTCCCGGACGCGAATACGAAAGCATCAACTTCGATAATCAACCCAATGCCCAAGTGGCAGGTGACCCATTCTTCACGTATGCAGACTATGTCTGCTTCACACCCAGCTGTAAGCTTAAAACTCCCACTGGCTGGTGTTCGGTGAAAGATCTCAAAGTTGGCGATTTGGTCGAAACCCTCGATAGAGGCGCGCAGCCGGTTCGATGGATAGGTTCGCGAAAAATCGCCGCCCGCGGGAAAAATGCCCCAATCCGCTTCTCTGAGGGCGCTTTCGGCTGCAACGAAGCTTTCGAAATCTCACCCAAACATCGAGTAGTGCTACATTCCTATTTAAACAGCCTGCACTTTGGCGATTCAGAATGTTTCGCTGCTGCCAAACACCTCGTTGATGATGCGCAAATAGTCCAGCGGTGCGGTGGCTACGTCGAATACTTCCACATTTTGTTCGACCACCACGAAGTTGTGAATTGTAATGGTGTTAACGTGGAGAGCTTTCATCCAGGCAAACAAGGTGAACTTCTATTGACGCGTGATGATCACGCTAAAATCCTAACGATTTTCCCGAACCTGGTCGACGGCTTTGACAATTACGGACCAGCGGCAAGACCTGTCCTCAAAGGTTACGAAACACAGATAATCCTCAATGAAATTGCCCGGGAGTCTCAAATAAAAGCAGCCCTATTAGCTGCGTGA
- the ilvN gene encoding acetolactate synthase small subunit has product MSPLKIKKGATSHSAYNLRPNFSDVEERHTLAMLVENEPGVLARVIGLFAGRGYNIDSLTVAEVDHTGHLSRITIVTRGTPQVIEQIKAQVGRIISVRNVHDLTVEGASVERELAMFKVVGTGDKRVEALRLADIFRANVVDSTLGSFVFEITGAPEKIDAFADLMRPLGLADVARTGVAALSRGE; this is encoded by the coding sequence ATGTCACCGCTAAAAATCAAAAAAGGCGCCACCAGCCACTCCGCATACAACCTACGCCCCAATTTCTCGGACGTGGAAGAACGCCACACGCTGGCGATGCTGGTCGAAAACGAACCGGGCGTGCTGGCGCGTGTTATCGGATTGTTTGCCGGCCGCGGCTACAACATCGACAGCCTGACAGTGGCCGAAGTAGACCACACAGGCCACCTGAGCCGCATCACCATTGTGACGCGCGGCACCCCGCAGGTGATCGAACAAATCAAGGCGCAGGTCGGGCGCATCATTTCAGTGCGCAATGTCCACGACCTCACGGTTGAGGGCGCGAGTGTTGAGCGTGAGCTGGCGATGTTCAAGGTCGTCGGGACAGGTGACAAACGCGTTGAAGCGCTGCGTCTGGCGGATATCTTCCGCGCCAATGTTGTGGACAGCACGCTGGGTAGCTTTGTCTTCGAAATCACTGGCGCGCCTGAAAAAATTGACGCATTTGCCGATCTGATGCGCCCGCTCGGCCTTGCCGATGTGGCGCGTACTGGCGTCGCGGCCCTGTCGCGCGGAGAATAA
- a CDS encoding sulfotransferase domain-containing protein produces MKDIYENFGPDFFVVGAAKAGTTALYHWLSDHPDVFLPTVKEPSFFAYADGLVAPRCGLYDPNYLNEIAVDNVAYSALYEAAGQKLTGDVSPVYLIDENASTRIAAARPDGLIIIVLRDPVERAFSQYMHHVRDSLENCKTFDEALAKEEVRLAAGWSWGHGYARHGHYETQIKRYLSEFPREQVLFLDFHEMQTAPEECWWRLCNHLSIERRELVKNERVNQTANLTEVSARPGMTHCLRHPSTVQKLVKRVLPKTARTTLRRILEGPKRPVPVLSKDARLSLANRYQVERSSIEELTGLSLTHWFENQQSDLGG; encoded by the coding sequence ATGAAAGATATTTATGAAAACTTCGGACCGGACTTCTTTGTTGTTGGTGCGGCTAAAGCCGGAACTACCGCGCTGTATCATTGGCTCAGTGATCATCCAGACGTCTTTTTGCCAACGGTAAAGGAACCAAGTTTTTTTGCTTACGCGGATGGATTGGTGGCGCCCAGATGTGGTTTGTATGATCCGAATTACTTGAATGAAATCGCTGTGGATAATGTGGCCTATTCGGCCTTGTACGAGGCCGCCGGTCAAAAACTTACCGGAGATGTCTCACCAGTTTACCTGATAGACGAAAATGCTTCGACGCGGATCGCAGCCGCTCGGCCTGACGGGCTGATCATCATCGTATTGCGTGATCCCGTCGAACGGGCATTTTCGCAGTACATGCACCATGTCCGTGACAGTCTTGAAAACTGTAAGACCTTCGATGAAGCGCTTGCAAAGGAAGAGGTTCGATTGGCCGCCGGATGGAGTTGGGGACATGGATATGCGCGCCATGGTCACTATGAAACACAAATCAAACGATACCTGTCGGAATTTCCGCGAGAGCAAGTTCTATTTCTCGACTTCCATGAGATGCAAACTGCTCCAGAAGAATGTTGGTGGCGATTATGTAACCATTTGTCGATAGAGCGACGAGAGCTTGTGAAGAACGAGAGGGTTAACCAGACTGCTAACCTTACTGAAGTATCGGCTCGACCCGGAATGACGCACTGCCTTCGCCACCCGAGCACGGTTCAAAAACTGGTAAAGCGTGTTTTGCCAAAGACCGCGAGGACCACATTACGTCGCATATTGGAAGGGCCAAAACGCCCGGTTCCTGTGTTAAGCAAGGATGCAAGACTCTCCCTTGCCAATCGATATCAAGTTGAACGATCCTCTATCGAGGAATTGACCGGTTTATCGTTGACCCACTGGTTTGAAAACCAACAATCAGACCTTGGTGGATAA